A segment of the Phoenix dactylifera cultivar Barhee BC4 chromosome 15, palm_55x_up_171113_PBpolish2nd_filt_p, whole genome shotgun sequence genome:
ATTAATTAGGCTGGTTTGTTTTGGCGTTTGAATTCCTTGTGGAACAGGTAGATAGGAGGCATTTGCTACTCACAACATTATTAACTCTTCCAACTCCATAGGTCTAAATTTCTTCTGCTGTTGCTGCAGCTTTGAACTATGCTGCAAATTTTTGGCAGCTATGCTCTTGATAGTTaaatgaaagagagagagagaggtccaAGTTTATTAGGAGTAtatggagaggaagagagagagagagagagagagagagagagaagaaatggGTTGCAGGAGTGGATGGAGATTCTCCTGTCAGACTCATATTCGTCGCTGTAGGTTTCAGGGAGTTTGGTCCCGGGGTTCAAAGCTTGCAGATTCAGCAATGCTAGATTACCAAAATACTCTCACACCCACTTCACAAGATCGCAATGGCGCCATTTGGTTATTTACCAAACTGTAAATTAGCTTGATATGGTGACCAGGGTTAGACAAAGGGCCAGGATGCTGTAATGTGATGAAGAAGAAAGATCCTTGAACCTTATATGCTTTATTTTTTGCGAATTGGTTCTTTTAGTGGAGAGCAGGCTGTGATGATGAAAGCTTTGCATGCAGCTAGCAGCAATTTGAGGAGGCCTAAGACCGGGATTCTACTAGTCTATATATGTTCCCATATGGAATGATTGGAGATGGGTTCTTCCAGACCTTGTTAAACTGAGGAAAGGACTTGATGAACTATAGCAAAGAGTAATTACCACTACCATGGATACTACTTCAGCCATCTAAGAAACAGATGAAAGGGCTcgatactattttttttaattttttttttaaaaaattgctaAATATAAAATTGCAAGAAAAAGAGCAGTTATCGCTGCACTTAAATTTTTTGGAGCAATAAAAAGAATAACAGCAATACTAGTCTCGCCTCCACAACTAATTTTATAACTTTAGAACTCACACCAAGGACTCACCTTACTGCACCTTTCGTATAACCTTCTTTCTCGACTTTCACTAACGTTTCTCCTTAATTTCTACAGGATTCGTACATAAACTGCATCGATGCTCATTCTTGAGAACTTGAAAGTTTATTTTCCCTGACCATTTTCTGTGTTTATCAACTTCCATGGATTCAATAATGGTGACACTTCTTTTAACAATAAGAATAGCGAAAGACTACTAATTCAAGCATCTCTGaacatcttcatcttctttaaTAACAAAGAACACTGATTAGACCTATAAAAAACAAAGGATGGAAGTTGATATGCATTCCAAGGATTACATAtacttttgtttttcattttaataTCATCATAAATTAGCAGGATCATAAATATGGTATGTTATATCAGAAGTAGTTGAACAATTTTTTTCTCACATTTTAATATTTagagcttttttctttttgaaattaaATGTCAAGATATTATTAAGGGGTTTTTCACCATGGTTGTTAGGTTAGCAACATTTCAACGGAACCAACAATTCAAGGTCCATTTCAAGAAGTATTGTTGTCATACATATGTAACTTTTACCTTACCAACTTCTAATGGTTAGTTTCTATTAGGACTGTCAACAGGATGAGCTGAGTCACAACTTTTGGTTCatttttctaaataaaaatGAGGCACTTTTTTCTTTCATCGTTACATTATATTCAGTTCAAATTATATATTAGCAGGCTCTTTTATTGGAAACATTAAATATGAGAAGATAACAATAATAATTATGATGAATAAGATCCACTGTCAAAATTGAGCAGTCTCACTATGATAGCCATTCTGTATCCCAACTTTCAATTTCTCCAATATCCCAGCTGCAAGGCAAAAATAAGTAAATCCAAAATAGAAACAAATCAGTTCCAATATAATGAGTATAATATAAGAATCCTTTTTATGtgaaaattttatgagttgaattAATCCCGTAATCAGTTTAGGCAGTTCAAAGCAAAACTTATTATATTGTTGTAACTCCAAGTTCGTATTTAGATCCAAAGAAGTACGAGGTTAGAGGCATTGCAAAAATCTCAATATGGATATGATTGAATTGATTGTAAATGTCCTAAACATGGACATCTTCATGGATGGCAATAAAATTTAAGCACTCATTTGGATTATAAAACTTCAATATGGATCAAATGAATGGAATACAAACATAttagagccaaaaaaaaaaaaaatcactgtaGAAGTGCTGCATAGATCCGTAGAGTATAGAACTTTCCTTACCATGGCAAGGTAACATCTTTTAAGTAGTCCTCTGTATGGTAATGGCCATCCATCTGTTGTTGCTGCTGCATGTCCTTAGCATCCCCCGCATAGCCATCACTTAACCAAGATGGTGTGTCCAAAAACTCATCGAACACATGAAACCCATCTTCCTCTACTCCTGTCATCCTTTCATCAGGGCTTCCCTCCATGTCCTTGAGGGATTTATTCCACCATACTGATGTGAACAAGTTCATCATGTCATTCCACTCTATGTTATACTGTTCTCCAATTGAACGGATTTTTGCCATCTCCTCATCATCCATCTCTGGATGCAATACCATAGAAAGAGGGTCCGATGTAACATCGGATGCATGTGGGGCCACATTTGAGACGGATGGTACTTGAAGACCTAGCACAATAGGAGGGGAAAAATCAGAGTAAGAAGAGCAAGATGATGGTGGTGGTGATAGCTGGATTGGTGGATTGTTGGTATTGCTATTGCAGAAGGACATGTCAACGTTATTGAAGCCTTGCATATTGAGATTTAAGCCTAAAGGTTTGTTAGGGAGAGGAAGGTTCAGATTATGATCAGCAATGGATAGAGATG
Coding sequences within it:
- the LOC120113357 gene encoding dual specificity protein kinase splA-like; translation: MRSRSLKNSMSMEVERPKLKDEPHLSCAYIRSLLSSSKSKTPTNSKSPDRVIGDGLSQDLAEYTECISKVQQRQSPPPPSQSRLRKKQVRRRLHTSRPYQERILNMAEARREIVAALKLHRATMKQANEEQQQNQRQQKQNSTQPSTLYSSLLALEEPHQELTDCRRNARIHPPNYTYPYYYQDPSFSPFLNPSSAWAYPTIPSLSIADHNLNLPLPNKPLGLNLNMQGFNNVDMSFCNSNTNNPPIQLSPPPSSCSSYSDFSPPIVLGLQVPSVSNVAPHASDVTSDPLSMVLHPEMDDEEMAKIRSIGEQYNIEWNDMMNLFTSVWWNKSLKDMEGSPDERMTGVEEDGFHVFDEFLDTPSWLSDGYAGDAKDMQQQQQMDGHYHTEDYLKDVTLPCWDIGEIESWDTEWLS